Genomic segment of Myxococcus stipitatus:
GCACAGGAAGACGCTGTCCAGGTTCTCCGCCAACGTGCGGCGCCAGCGCTCGAGCGACATCTCCCAGACGGGGACATCGGGGCTCGGCCACACGCCCGCGTTGCACACCAGCACATCCAGGCGCCCCAGCGCGGCCACCGACGCGGGCACGAGGGCGTCCACCTGGGCCTCCACCGTCAGGTCCGCGCTGACGGCCGAGCCCCCCACCTCCTCCGCGAGCTGCTTCGCCTGCGCCTCGCGCGAGTGGTAGTGCACCGCCACCTTCGCGCCCTCGCCGGCGAACGCCCGGACCAGCGCGGTGCCAATCCCTCCCGCGCCACCCGTCACCAGGACGCCCTTGCCCTTCAGCTCCGTGTCCATCGCATGGCTCCTCGGACTGCCTCGGGCCGCTTCACACACCGCGCTCCGGACGAGCAACGGCGACCGGCAGCCGCCGACGTGAAGGCCCCGCGAGTCCTGACGTGAAAAGAAAACCGCCGGCGCGAGAGCTTCGCGCCGGCGGGAGGTTCAGCTCAACCGGAGGAGCTTGCGCGCCTGTTCCGGTGTGGCGGGCTCGCGGCCGTGGGCTCGGGCTCGCCTGGCGGCCTCGGCCACCAGCTCCCAGTTGCCCTTCGCGAGCACGCCCTTGGACACGTAGATGTTGTCCTCCAGGCCCACTCGCGCGTTGCCGCCGCGCTTCGCCGCCTCGTCCACGTAGGCGAGCTGGTGCCGGCCCACGCCCGCCACCGTCCAGGTGCTCCCCTCTGGCAGCGAGGCAATCATGAAGTCGAGCACTTCCGGCCGAGGCTGCAGCGTCCCCGGCACCCCCAGCACGAAGTCGAAGTGCGCCGGCAGGTCGACCAGGCCTTCCTTCGCCAGGTAGCGCGCCTCGTCGATCATGCCCACGTCGAAGCACTCCAGCTCCGGCCGGAGGCCCAGCGCCTTGATGCGCTTCGCGATGTCCCGCACCAGCGGGCGCGGGTTCCAGAACACCTCTTCGCCGAAGTTCACCGTGCCCGTGGTGAGGGTGGCCATGTCCGGCCGGTCCTCCCCCGTCAGCGTCAGGGGACCGCAGCGCTGGTCCACCGTCATGCCCACCGCGCCGCCCGTCGACGTCTGGATGAGCACGTCGGTGCGCTTGCGGATGGCGCGAATCGCGGCCCGGAACAGCTCCGCGTCCTGGGACGGCTTGCCGTCCGCGGTGCGCACGTGCAGGTGCACCATCGCCGCGCCGGCCTCGCGGCAGCGCGCGGCGTCCTCGGCGATCTCCTCGGCGGTGATGGGCAGATGGGGCGTCTGCTCGCGTGTCGTCTCCGCGCCGACCATCGCCGCGGTGATGACCATGGGAGTGCTCATCGCTGACCTCGCTGCTTGTCCTTCGGAACCACGCAGGTGCCCGAAGCCCGGCACACCACGATGGGCTCCGGCAACAGGTCCGCCGCCGAATCGTTCACATCCGGCCGCGGGCGGATGACCTTGCGGGCCTCGAAGCGCATCTTGCGCGACGTGTTGCCCGCGCTGACGATTTCGCCTTCCGCCTCGATGAAGTCCCCGGCGTACACCGGCGCCAGGAACTCCACGGAGTCATAGGCCCGGAACAGGCCCTCGTCGCCGTCGGCGCGGATGCACAGCTCCGTGGCCACGTCCCCAAAGAGGCCCAGCATGCGCGCGCCGTCCACCAGGTTGCCGCCGTAGTGCGCGTCATGGCTGCTCATGCGCAGGCGGATGATGGCCTTGGTTCCCGTGCTCACTGGGGCTCTCCCTGGTAGTGCATGTCCTGCGGCTCCTTGCCTTCCTTCTTCAGGAGCGC
This window contains:
- a CDS encoding 3-keto-5-aminohexanoate cleavage protein, giving the protein MSTPMVITAAMVGAETTREQTPHLPITAEEIAEDAARCREAGAAMVHLHVRTADGKPSQDAELFRAAIRAIRKRTDVLIQTSTGGAVGMTVDQRCGPLTLTGEDRPDMATLTTGTVNFGEEVFWNPRPLVRDIAKRIKALGLRPELECFDVGMIDEARYLAKEGLVDLPAHFDFVLGVPGTLQPRPEVLDFMIASLPEGSTWTVAGVGRHQLAYVDEAAKRGGNARVGLEDNIYVSKGVLAKGNWELVAEAARRARAHGREPATPEQARKLLRLS
- a CDS encoding hotdog fold domain-containing protein, producing MSTGTKAIIRLRMSSHDAHYGGNLVDGARMLGLFGDVATELCIRADGDEGLFRAYDSVEFLAPVYAGDFIEAEGEIVSAGNTSRKMRFEARKVIRPRPDVNDSAADLLPEPIVVCRASGTCVVPKDKQRGQR